The Flavobacterium johnsoniae UW101 genomic interval CAGCGGGACAAAATATTTATAGAAAATAATTTCCCCATTTTAAAAGAACCCCAGCGGGGTGAAATCTTATCTACAATATGCCGCTCCGCTGGAGCTTTTGGTCGGTGCGTTATTTGAATCTATAAATATTTCATTCCTCCGGAACTTTATTAGCAGATTTAAAAACCACAAAAAAATGCAGAACCAAAATATGATCCTGCATTTTTATAATTTGACAAATCTAAATAGAAAATTCTTTTTTAGACTCTCTGGCGTTCGTGTATTCCCTCTTTAATTTCTTCCACCATTTTTTTATTAAAAGCGGGTAAATCATTTGGGTTTCGGCTGGTCACTAATCCATTGTCTACGACAACTTCTGAATCTTCCCATTGTGCTCCGGCATTTTTCAAATCGTTTTTAACAGAAAAGAACGAAGTTACTTTTCGACCTTCTAAAACATCGGCATCTACCAGAATTTGAGGTCCGTGACAAATAGCGGCTACAGGTTTTTTACTTTCAAAAAAAGAACGTACAAAATTTACTGCAGTTTCTTCTCTTCTCAATAAATCAGGGTTTATAACTCCTCCCGGCAGAACCAAAGCATCGTAATCTGCTTCATTTGCCTGATCTAATACGACATCAACATTATATTCTTTGCTCCAATTTCCGTCTTTCCAAGATTTGATAGTTCCAGATTTCAAACTGACGATATCTGCATTCCAGCCTTGCTCTTCAAGATAGGCTTTAGGTGATGCTAATTCTGATTCTTCAAAACCGTTTGTGGCTAATATTGCTATATTCTTTTTCATGATTTTAAATGTTTAAAACGTTATTAATTTTGATTTAAGTTAAAATTAGTTATTTCAAACAGCCAGCAGAAACAGTTCCTGTTAAAGCTTTCTTTAATAAAAGTTAATTAATTGAAAATCAAATTTTTATTAAAAATTAAACTGAAATTATATAAGATTGTGGTCAATTGCGATTATTATTTTATAGCAATAAAGTTTAAGAAAAAGTCCCAGAGGGACAAAATATTTATAGAACAATTCATTCTATTCAAAAAGAGCCCCAGCGGGGTGAAATATTGTCAACAATATATCGCTACGATGGAGCTTTTGGTACGGTATGTTTTATGAATCTATAAATATTTCATTCCTCCAGAATTCTTATCAAATCTATTCATTGCCAATCTTTGTAGAGCTGCTTGCGAAGATTTCTCCCTTCAGTCGAAATGACAACTTACTTTAAAAATACCTTAAAAATCTTCAATCACTTATTTGTTCCTATAGGGTTCAAAAAATAAATGTTATTTTTGATAATCTTTTCAAAAGCACTTTATCAGATTATTGGATTTAAGCATATCAGCTTTTATCTAAACAGCAACACTTAACATAGCATCTATGAATGTTTTACTCATTGAAGATGATAAACGCATCAGCGAATTTATTATAAAAGGTTTAGAAGAAAACAACTTTACCGTGCATCTGGCCGAAACTGGAGAGATGGCGCGCGACCTTGTACAAGAAAATACCTGGGATATTATTTTGATGGATATCATGCTTCCGGGAATCGACGGTATTCAGCTTGTGAAATTAATGCGTTTTAAAAAGATTCATACTCCTATTTTAATCCTCAGTGCATTGAGTAATACTGATGATAAAGTCACAGCCTTAGATTCTGGCGCCGATGATTATCTTGTAAAACCTTTTCATTTTAAAGAACTCATTTCGAGAGTCAACGCGCTTACGCGAAGAACAAAATTCAATTATAATGAACCTGAAACTTTATATACCTGCGGTACTTTAACCATTAATCCAGACGAGCATAAAGTAACAGAAAATGACAAACTAATTGATCTTTCGCCAAGAGAATACAAACTGCTTTTATATTTACTAGAAAACAGAAACAAAGTAATGTCGAGAACTCAGATTTTAACCGCTGTCTGGGGAATTAACTACGACAATAACACCAATGTTGTCGATGTGTATATTTCGTATTTAAGAAACAAAATCGAACACAATCATAAGTTCATTCACACCATAAAAGGAATTGGTTATATGTTAAAAGAATAAGTATGAAAATTCGTGATCGTTTTACCTTAATTTCTTCTCTGACTTTCAGTGTTGTGTTTGTCATTGCTTCGCTTATTACCTATTTT includes:
- a CDS encoding type 1 glutamine amidotransferase domain-containing protein — its product is MKKNIAILATNGFEESELASPKAYLEEQGWNADIVSLKSGTIKSWKDGNWSKEYNVDVVLDQANEADYDALVLPGGVINPDLLRREETAVNFVRSFFESKKPVAAICHGPQILVDADVLEGRKVTSFFSVKNDLKNAGAQWEDSEVVVDNGLVTSRNPNDLPAFNKKMVEEIKEGIHERQRV
- a CDS encoding response regulator transcription factor, which translates into the protein MNVLLIEDDKRISEFIIKGLEENNFTVHLAETGEMARDLVQENTWDIILMDIMLPGIDGIQLVKLMRFKKIHTPILILSALSNTDDKVTALDSGADDYLVKPFHFKELISRVNALTRRTKFNYNEPETLYTCGTLTINPDEHKVTENDKLIDLSPREYKLLLYLLENRNKVMSRTQILTAVWGINYDNNTNVVDVYISYLRNKIEHNHKFIHTIKGIGYMLKE